A region from the Aquimarina sp. ERC-38 genome encodes:
- a CDS encoding RICIN domain-containing protein — protein sequence MKTTTYLIILLLITVNSFSVFSKTIYVAPNGKDSNSGTINSPFATFAKAVSVMSPGDTCFIKAGTYEQELNIGRSGAPGNYLTFKAVPGDKVYINATKKVNNWTKHKGSIYKANVAMGLDRLNAVYFKKEYMDLARWPNNTDNNRWTIDCKKVKGGSGSSFLVDGIPNINWKGGLVYYLGGHSGTSWTRKITGSSPGRINHTGVNVNNWPFRPHNPTLNRGKGGRGQLFLFNKLEVLDYAREWYYDSKTKTLYFQTPNGQIPARGTVEVAKSRYTAQIKGKYVRIEGINFFGGSIRIQGDHNIFQNNKVVHGNEGYDRLDNINASLGEGAIEVFGSNTLVKGCLINHCANNGILIPSNNNRQTNTRIEQNTVLNTNYLGIHSSPIRTKAKNMKVLKNVIRNSGRDGMYVGGRNSEVAYNDVSYAERINSDSGLFYMVGNDELKGTEIHHNWFHDAKAPSYTDGKAAGIYLDNNSKGVKVHHNVIWNVSWSGYQVNWGNWNLDFFHNTIWNSGRAMGSWVNGYVQKNNRIYNNYSNVGDWYKAPAFDIKNNVISGTSPFENVKGRNFMPRKNSAVVDKGRVIKGFSKKFKGASPDIGAYELNGTRWTAGINAIEDTGNSSNNNNNNDNDKGGQFIKNGTYYISSTTSTQRLRSRSDNAHNVEMMKPFGLDFQKWEFKHLGNNIYTIQNKGTKRFMEVPFAGCGNSENVATWTAARGDHQKWRIVKNGASFGLKPLHCQKMGLDRRSGTTNANVQIWNYSSNNVNQKWKITSATSGKNTEVLDSNTQFVMSPNPVKNNLTISNIQEGAVITIYDFLGKTLNQRIAGSEEESFDLSELSPGVYIASIAGKGKLQFIKE from the coding sequence ATGAAAACAACTACGTATTTAATTATACTTCTCCTTATTACAGTCAATAGTTTTTCAGTCTTTTCTAAAACTATTTATGTAGCACCTAATGGAAAAGATAGTAATTCCGGTACCATAAATTCACCCTTTGCCACTTTTGCTAAGGCTGTTTCCGTGATGTCCCCCGGAGATACATGTTTTATCAAAGCCGGTACTTACGAGCAGGAATTGAATATTGGTAGAAGTGGAGCCCCCGGTAATTATTTAACTTTTAAAGCGGTTCCGGGCGATAAGGTTTACATTAACGCTACAAAAAAAGTAAATAACTGGACAAAACATAAAGGCAGTATTTACAAAGCTAATGTGGCTATGGGCTTAGATCGGTTAAATGCCGTATATTTTAAAAAGGAATATATGGATTTGGCAAGATGGCCTAACAATACGGATAACAATCGCTGGACCATAGATTGTAAAAAAGTAAAAGGCGGAAGTGGGTCTTCTTTTTTAGTAGACGGCATTCCTAATATTAACTGGAAGGGTGGTTTAGTTTACTATTTGGGAGGACATTCCGGAACGAGCTGGACACGAAAAATTACAGGATCTTCTCCAGGAAGAATAAATCACACAGGAGTAAATGTTAATAACTGGCCATTCAGGCCACATAACCCTACTTTGAATAGAGGTAAAGGTGGTAGAGGACAATTGTTTCTATTTAATAAATTAGAAGTTTTAGATTATGCCAGAGAATGGTATTATGATAGTAAAACTAAAACTTTATATTTTCAAACACCAAATGGGCAGATTCCAGCTCGGGGTACGGTTGAGGTAGCTAAAAGTAGGTACACCGCCCAAATTAAAGGTAAATATGTTAGAATAGAAGGAATCAACTTCTTCGGAGGTAGCATAAGAATACAAGGTGACCATAATATTTTCCAAAATAATAAAGTAGTCCATGGAAATGAAGGTTATGATAGGCTTGATAATATTAATGCAAGTCTGGGTGAAGGGGCCATAGAGGTATTTGGTTCTAATACTTTGGTAAAAGGTTGTTTAATTAATCATTGTGCTAATAATGGCATACTAATTCCTAGCAATAATAATAGGCAAACCAATACAAGGATCGAACAAAATACGGTTTTAAATACGAATTACCTGGGTATTCATTCTTCTCCTATCAGAACAAAGGCAAAGAACATGAAGGTTCTGAAAAACGTAATTAGAAATTCCGGTAGAGATGGGATGTACGTAGGAGGTCGTAATTCTGAAGTTGCCTATAACGATGTATCTTATGCGGAAAGAATTAATAGTGATTCCGGATTATTCTATATGGTGGGGAATGACGAATTAAAAGGAACCGAAATTCACCATAACTGGTTTCACGATGCTAAGGCTCCTTCTTATACCGATGGAAAAGCGGCTGGAATCTATCTAGATAATAATAGTAAAGGGGTAAAAGTTCACCACAATGTAATCTGGAATGTATCCTGGTCCGGATACCAGGTAAACTGGGGGAATTGGAATCTTGATTTCTTTCATAATACCATTTGGAATTCCGGACGAGCAATGGGTTCCTGGGTAAATGGGTATGTTCAGAAAAATAACCGAATTTATAACAATTACTCCAACGTAGGAGATTGGTATAAAGCACCTGCCTTCGATATAAAAAATAATGTGATCTCCGGAACTTCTCCCTTTGAAAATGTAAAAGGTAGAAATTTTATGCCAAGGAAAAACAGCGCCGTGGTGGATAAAGGAAGAGTTATTAAAGGTTTTTCTAAAAAATTCAAAGGAGCCTCACCTGATATAGGTGCGTATGAACTCAATGGTACCAGATGGACCGCAGGAATTAATGCGATTGAGGACACCGGAAATTCTTCCAATAATAATAACAACAATGATAATGATAAAGGGGGTCAGTTCATAAAGAATGGTACTTATTATATATCTTCTACGACCTCTACTCAACGATTAAGGTCTAGAAGTGACAATGCTCACAACGTAGAGATGATGAAACCCTTTGGGTTGGATTTCCAAAAATGGGAGTTTAAACATTTGGGTAATAATATTTATACTATACAAAATAAAGGCACTAAAAGATTTATGGAAGTACCTTTTGCAGGGTGCGGAAACAGTGAAAATGTAGCTACCTGGACTGCTGCCAGGGGTGACCATCAGAAATGGAGAATAGTAAAGAATGGTGCTAGTTTTGGATTAAAACCACTTCATTGCCAGAAAATGGGATTAGATAGAAGATCAGGAACTACTAATGCGAATGTTCAAATCTGGAATTATAGTAGTAATAACGTAAATCAGAAGTGGAAAATAACATCTGCAACTAGTGGTAAAAATACAGAAGTTCTGGATTCTAATACGCAATTCGTAATGTCACCCAATCCGGTAAAGAATAACCTTACCATTTCTAATATACAAGAAGGAGCAGTCATTACCATATATGATTTTCTTGGAAAAACCCTTAATCAGAGAATTGCCGGAAGCGAAGAAGAATCATTCGATCTATCAGAACTAAGTCCGGGGGTCTATATAGCCTCAATAGCTGGGAAAGGGAAGTTACAGTTTATAAAAGAATAG
- a CDS encoding carbohydrate-binding protein — translation MKHTKTIFLLMLLMIFLGSDAYAQIPFSKGRIAISSDGNAHDKDDWAASAASLMMLAKAGLQDKLALYTYSDHIWLNNSPGLQEMDASIKGARNRWGFKKTKFIEAINNQEAAFNGVRDEVNKSSASNPLFIIIGGPTEVVARGLQRAQADKRKFVTLISHSDWNEGHSDHKNPGQWDYHRGTTWPEMKAQFKGPNSPKFIDLRDQNGPNQANFGFNTNGLANKWSYWSWMLNHKDESIRWVYKRMQATGKPDMSDAGMTWFLIKNDENGNQVKLKDFIGKGITGGSVDPDPDPDPEPPTDNCVAIEKNGVIAVEAEHFASQTLTSKRRWYNSTSGSLPKPDPDPVHPGASSGEYLELLPDTRVTHGDPLIIGENYSPTPGNMAILNYKVRFSSPGKYFVWVRALSTNSEDNGIHVGLDGKWPATGARMQWCNGKKQWTWESKQRTPAKHCGEERKIYLEVPTAGVHTISFSMREDGFQIDKFVLSKAYTKPVGTGPAEVLINCGNTNVPVVDGGRVTTASGQVAVTTITGDNNPDVINFKNTSTAPKNSKYIYLITDAAGKILTTEASSHDFEGTSVGICRVYGLSYTGNLNLSGKNVSGKGLSTGKFSVSNNSITVTRKKKGTTNPDPVTGIAIPGSFEAEAFSKKSGNVVVENTPGGSGKNLGFINNGDFTEYAVEVTSAGTYSFQVLASSGTKGGTIDIMEGAKKVGTITVPGNGKWHDYKTYSKNVSLSKGKKALKLMFKGGAGYLFNLDKVTVSKSQNTGTGNGNKTNTVTLKPIHDAYLQGTSRYNTNIVRVEKGRRTAYLMYDLSAIKGEIKKAELTFQIEGDPGAGKLNVNVGKGVNWTENNLSNSNKPASLGILGSFSGKFGLNEKKSIELKTGLMKKGKISLLLTAVSGNDFAFASKEHGKKAAPQLIITYTSGKALEDGNAEISMYPNPTQDLVNVTGLVVGDIVKVYNTLGMLQKEVVVKEDATTTIDMSQFSSGYYLMNILREDNTRVIRKLIKE, via the coding sequence ATGAAACACACGAAAACAATTTTTTTATTAATGCTACTCATGATTTTCCTGGGTAGTGATGCTTATGCGCAAATTCCTTTTTCAAAAGGTAGAATTGCGATAAGCTCAGATGGTAATGCACATGATAAGGATGACTGGGCAGCTTCTGCCGCTTCCCTTATGATGCTTGCCAAGGCAGGTTTACAGGATAAACTTGCTTTATATACGTACAGTGATCATATCTGGTTAAATAATTCTCCAGGTCTTCAGGAAATGGATGCCAGTATTAAAGGTGCCAGAAATAGATGGGGTTTTAAAAAAACCAAATTCATTGAGGCTATAAATAACCAGGAGGCTGCATTTAATGGAGTGCGAGATGAGGTAAATAAATCTTCTGCATCCAATCCGCTTTTTATCATTATCGGTGGGCCTACGGAAGTTGTGGCAAGGGGATTACAAAGAGCACAAGCTGATAAACGAAAGTTTGTAACTCTTATCTCTCATTCAGATTGGAACGAAGGACATTCAGATCATAAAAACCCCGGACAGTGGGATTACCATAGAGGGACTACCTGGCCAGAAATGAAAGCGCAATTTAAAGGACCTAACTCTCCTAAGTTTATTGACCTTAGAGATCAAAATGGGCCAAATCAAGCCAATTTCGGATTTAATACAAATGGTCTTGCGAATAAGTGGAGCTATTGGAGCTGGATGCTTAACCACAAGGATGAATCTATCAGATGGGTATATAAAAGAATGCAGGCAACCGGTAAACCTGATATGTCTGATGCCGGAATGACTTGGTTTTTAATTAAAAATGATGAAAACGGTAATCAGGTGAAACTAAAAGATTTTATCGGTAAAGGGATTACTGGTGGAAGTGTAGATCCAGATCCGGATCCGGATCCGGAACCACCTACAGATAACTGTGTAGCTATTGAAAAGAATGGAGTAATTGCTGTAGAAGCAGAACACTTTGCTAGTCAAACCTTAACAAGTAAAAGAAGATGGTACAATTCTACCAGTGGTTCCCTTCCTAAGCCAGACCCGGATCCGGTTCATCCTGGTGCTAGTAGTGGTGAATATTTAGAATTGTTACCAGATACCAGAGTAACTCACGGTGACCCGTTGATTATAGGTGAAAATTATTCTCCGACTCCCGGTAATATGGCCATTCTTAATTATAAAGTGAGGTTTAGTAGCCCAGGGAAATATTTTGTTTGGGTAAGAGCCTTGTCAACCAACTCTGAGGATAACGGAATTCACGTTGGTCTTGACGGAAAATGGCCGGCAACAGGAGCCAGAATGCAGTGGTGTAATGGAAAAAAACAATGGACTTGGGAAAGCAAGCAACGTACGCCTGCTAAACATTGTGGGGAAGAAAGAAAAATTTACTTAGAGGTTCCTACTGCCGGAGTTCATACCATTTCTTTCTCAATGAGAGAAGACGGTTTTCAGATCGATAAATTTGTATTATCCAAAGCTTACACAAAACCTGTAGGAACTGGTCCTGCTGAGGTATTAATAAATTGTGGAAATACTAACGTTCCTGTAGTAGACGGTGGTAGAGTAACCACGGCTAGCGGACAAGTTGCTGTTACTACCATTACCGGGGATAACAATCCTGACGTAATTAATTTTAAAAATACAAGCACAGCACCTAAGAATTCTAAATATATTTATTTAATTACAGATGCAGCCGGTAAAATTTTAACTACAGAAGCTTCTTCTCATGATTTTGAAGGAACATCAGTAGGAATTTGTAGAGTATACGGATTGTCTTATACCGGTAACCTAAATCTTTCAGGAAAGAATGTTTCTGGAAAAGGTTTATCAACCGGAAAATTCTCAGTATCTAATAATTCAATTACAGTTACTAGAAAGAAAAAGGGAACTACGAATCCTGATCCTGTTACTGGTATAGCAATTCCCGGATCTTTTGAAGCGGAAGCTTTTAGTAAAAAATCAGGAAATGTTGTCGTTGAAAACACTCCGGGAGGAAGTGGTAAGAATTTAGGCTTTATCAACAATGGTGACTTTACAGAGTATGCTGTAGAGGTAACCTCTGCCGGAACCTATAGTTTTCAAGTTCTTGCTTCTAGCGGAACCAAAGGGGGAACTATAGATATTATGGAAGGTGCTAAAAAAGTAGGAACAATTACCGTTCCCGGTAATGGAAAATGGCATGACTATAAAACTTATAGCAAAAATGTTTCTTTATCAAAAGGTAAAAAAGCATTAAAATTAATGTTCAAAGGAGGAGCTGGATATTTATTTAACCTAGATAAAGTAACAGTTTCTAAATCTCAAAATACGGGAACAGGTAATGGTAATAAAACGAATACGGTAACTTTAAAGCCAATTCATGATGCGTATCTACAGGGAACTTCTCGTTATAATACGAACATAGTTCGTGTAGAGAAAGGAAGAAGAACCGCCTATCTAATGTATGATTTATCTGCCATCAAAGGTGAAATTAAAAAAGCGGAACTTACCTTCCAGATTGAAGGAGATCCGGGTGCTGGTAAATTAAATGTAAATGTAGGAAAAGGGGTTAATTGGACAGAAAATAATCTATCAAATAGCAACAAACCTGCATCTTTAGGTATATTAGGTAGCTTTAGTGGAAAGTTTGGTCTTAATGAAAAGAAAAGCATAGAATTAAAAACCGGATTAATGAAGAAAGGAAAAATATCCTTATTGTTAACCGCAGTTTCTGGAAATGATTTTGCTTTTGCATCAAAAGAACATGGTAAAAAAGCTGCTCCGCAATTGATAATTACCTACACTAGTGGAAAAGCACTGGAGGATGGTAATGCTGAAATAAGCATGTACCCAAACCCAACTCAAGACCTTGTAAATGTAACCGGATTGGTAGTTGGTGATATTGTTAAGGTATATAATACATTAGGGATGCTTCAAAAAGAAGTAGTAGTAAAAGAAGATGCCACTACAACTATTGATATGAGTCAGTTTTCTTCAGGATATTATTTAATGAATATTCTTAGGGAAGATAATACGCGTGTTATCAGAAAGCTGATCAAAGAATAG
- the ruvB gene encoding Holliday junction branch migration DNA helicase RuvB: MNENLDPSTENFSKEELDIEKALRPLEFEDFTGQDQVLENLQIFVQAANLRGEALDHTLFHGPPGLGKTTLAHILANELSVGIKVTSGPVLDKPGDLAGLLTNLDDRDVLFIDEIHRLSPIVEEYLYSAMEDYKIDIMIESGPNARTVQINLNPFTLVGATTRSGLLTAPMRARFGIQSRLQYYTTELLSTIVERSAHILKVPITMEAAIEIAGRSRGTPRIANALLRRVRDFAQIKGNGKIDIEISRFALKALNVDAHGLDEMDNKILTTLIDKFKGGPVGITTLATAVSESAETIEEVYEPFLIQQGFIMRTPRGREVTEAAYKHLGKLKPGIQGGLF; this comes from the coding sequence ATGAATGAAAACCTGGATCCTTCAACAGAAAATTTTTCTAAAGAAGAATTAGATATTGAAAAAGCCTTACGCCCCCTGGAATTTGAAGATTTTACCGGGCAAGATCAGGTGTTAGAAAATCTTCAAATCTTTGTACAGGCAGCCAATTTAAGAGGTGAAGCCCTCGATCATACTCTTTTTCACGGCCCCCCGGGATTAGGAAAAACCACCCTTGCCCATATCTTAGCTAATGAACTTTCGGTAGGCATTAAAGTAACTTCCGGTCCGGTTCTAGATAAACCCGGCGATCTGGCCGGATTATTAACAAACCTGGATGACCGGGATGTGCTATTCATTGATGAAATTCATCGGTTAAGCCCTATTGTAGAAGAATATTTATATTCTGCGATGGAAGATTATAAAATTGATATTATGATCGAAAGTGGACCTAACGCCCGTACCGTTCAGATCAATCTGAATCCTTTTACCCTGGTAGGTGCCACCACAAGATCCGGATTATTAACCGCACCTATGCGAGCACGATTCGGGATACAATCTCGTCTACAATATTATACGACAGAACTTTTATCCACGATCGTAGAACGTAGCGCCCATATCCTAAAAGTTCCGATTACGATGGAAGCTGCTATAGAAATTGCAGGGCGAAGCCGGGGTACGCCCAGGATTGCAAATGCCCTGTTACGACGCGTTCGGGATTTTGCACAAATTAAAGGAAACGGTAAAATAGATATAGAAATATCAAGATTTGCCTTAAAAGCCCTTAATGTAGACGCACACGGATTAGATGAAATGGATAATAAAATCCTGACCACCCTAATTGATAAATTTAAAGGTGGTCCGGTAGGGATTACCACCTTAGCCACTGCCGTAAGTGAAAGTGCTGAGACTATCGAAGAAGTTTACGAACCTTTTTTAATTCAGCAAGGCTTTATTATGCGCACACCAAGAGGAAGAGAGGTAACCGAAGCAGCCTATAAACACCTGGGTAAATTAAAACCAGGCATTCAGGGTGGATTATTTTAG
- a CDS encoding T9SS type A sorting domain-containing protein — protein sequence MKIFTLRQCLLLFLTLVCTSFLGRAQFEKLIPNNTVTHKAEKSGNWNDPTIWSSKKVPTTSSIVLIPKGTTVNYNVYSDAHIFAIRNDGTLHFFSPKRKKRKLIVDTFVNSADSYLNINAGQNSNGTIEIILKAFDIERKKKGQIGGFPWNNRAKAHYSDGKRVTDHFGKRFPNDGPGVLGRYGWDPRQASITLMTWGKVRINGINKLDFSECSKDVLKNQRKITLKKNPWGWRVGDSIVLGGTKGRENETFAIKSISGRIVEVDRNIKYDHKGMTLDGKRYFTYTANLTRNIVVRSAFTGIEENLTRRGHVMFMFNGDVDVKNALFKDLGRTDKSNILDDFKLGVPVLSGTGNNADIDFPNMVEGKMEDNPSKIENQRGRYALHFHKSLRGKNKGRLIQATGNVVWGSPGWGMVHHDSHANFSENVVLEISGGSMIAESGSETGIWSNNYVAGGGEKRKKVGPGEITISAQIRRTTRSVLDDDFRGSAGYGLQGRAVEMVNNVASSVGVAYHYQGSGENTIVADKVDTSVFAANGKVNPFPFTKDVVRTAVPLIRFDGNRAFNCGDGFKSQGRVTGAFNRVLSVVSNMVVWNSNRFGAYISSNFGYLVKDSKFHGMRGSSQSTGVLTQTNSDNINFNNVTFYNYERVGVNVNAKPNFSQNNENARFIYNNVKWKDSPRNFKPYKDNTSNQIVVKNMKVDPRAKVTFKKSSNMDDEVDVNRDFKFTIRGTVTDQAGSTQFAHYTPKLEPTLQRTYNFGNASRLRREFLNGRTLRTDKRGKYVVFNEFMSDRLTGRPTAVPLKIYVKGYNPTNRSATPEDAISIYPNPTNELINITGVFNNEVIKIYDVLGVLKREILSNQETMSININDLPSGVYFVSVKSEDNKGITRKIIKN from the coding sequence ATGAAAATCTTTACCTTACGACAATGTCTATTGTTGTTCTTAACTTTAGTTTGCACTTCTTTTTTAGGTAGGGCTCAATTTGAAAAGTTAATACCAAATAATACGGTTACACATAAAGCAGAAAAAAGTGGGAATTGGAACGATCCTACCATATGGAGTAGCAAGAAAGTACCAACCACCTCTTCAATAGTATTAATTCCTAAAGGCACTACTGTAAACTATAACGTATATAGCGACGCTCATATATTTGCCATCAGAAATGACGGAACCCTTCATTTTTTTTCCCCTAAACGAAAGAAGAGAAAGCTTATCGTTGATACTTTTGTAAATTCAGCAGATTCTTATTTGAATATAAATGCAGGTCAAAACTCAAATGGTACCATAGAAATTATTTTAAAAGCCTTTGATATTGAAAGAAAAAAGAAAGGTCAGATAGGTGGTTTTCCATGGAACAACAGAGCAAAAGCTCATTATTCGGATGGAAAAAGAGTAACTGATCATTTTGGTAAGAGGTTTCCAAATGACGGTCCGGGGGTATTAGGAAGATATGGTTGGGATCCAAGACAAGCCTCTATTACTTTAATGACATGGGGAAAGGTTAGGATTAACGGTATTAATAAATTAGACTTTTCCGAATGTAGTAAGGATGTCCTAAAAAATCAACGTAAGATCACCTTAAAAAAGAACCCTTGGGGATGGAGAGTAGGAGATTCTATAGTACTAGGAGGAACTAAGGGTAGAGAAAATGAAACCTTTGCTATCAAATCAATTTCAGGAAGAATTGTTGAAGTTGATCGGAATATAAAGTACGATCATAAAGGAATGACCTTGGATGGTAAAAGGTACTTTACTTATACAGCAAACCTGACCAGAAATATAGTAGTAAGATCAGCTTTTACAGGTATTGAAGAAAACCTTACCAGACGGGGTCATGTCATGTTTATGTTTAATGGGGATGTAGACGTTAAAAATGCCTTATTTAAAGATTTAGGAAGAACCGATAAAAGTAACATTCTTGACGATTTTAAACTGGGAGTGCCGGTATTATCAGGAACTGGTAACAATGCAGACATTGATTTCCCCAATATGGTCGAAGGTAAGATGGAAGACAATCCTTCTAAGATAGAAAATCAACGAGGCCGGTATGCACTTCATTTCCATAAATCCTTAAGAGGTAAAAATAAAGGTCGCTTAATACAAGCAACAGGAAATGTAGTATGGGGATCTCCAGGTTGGGGAATGGTTCACCATGATAGTCATGCTAATTTTTCAGAAAATGTAGTTTTAGAAATATCAGGAGGTTCTATGATTGCAGAAAGTGGTTCTGAGACCGGTATTTGGAGTAATAATTACGTTGCCGGAGGTGGTGAAAAAAGAAAAAAAGTTGGTCCTGGCGAAATTACAATTTCAGCTCAGATTCGTAGAACAACACGTTCTGTACTCGATGACGATTTTAGAGGAAGCGCAGGGTATGGTTTGCAGGGTAGAGCTGTTGAAATGGTAAATAATGTTGCTTCCAGTGTGGGGGTTGCTTATCATTATCAAGGAAGTGGTGAAAACACCATTGTAGCTGATAAAGTAGATACAAGCGTATTTGCTGCAAATGGTAAAGTAAACCCATTTCCTTTCACGAAAGATGTGGTTAGAACAGCAGTACCCTTAATTAGATTTGACGGCAATAGAGCTTTTAATTGCGGTGACGGCTTTAAATCTCAGGGTAGAGTCACAGGTGCTTTTAATAGAGTACTTTCTGTAGTTTCCAATATGGTCGTATGGAATTCAAATAGGTTTGGAGCGTATATCTCTTCTAATTTTGGCTATTTAGTAAAAGACTCAAAATTTCATGGTATGCGGGGTAGTTCGCAATCCACCGGTGTACTTACTCAAACCAATTCTGACAATATTAATTTTAACAATGTAACCTTTTATAATTATGAAAGAGTAGGAGTAAACGTAAATGCTAAACCTAACTTTTCACAAAATAATGAGAACGCCCGGTTTATTTATAACAATGTAAAGTGGAAGGATAGTCCTCGTAACTTCAAACCATATAAAGACAACACCAGTAATCAGATCGTCGTAAAGAATATGAAGGTTGATCCTAGGGCTAAAGTTACTTTTAAGAAAAGTAGTAATATGGATGATGAAGTTGATGTTAACAGAGATTTTAAATTTACTATTCGTGGAACGGTCACTGATCAGGCTGGTAGCACCCAGTTTGCACATTATACGCCAAAACTGGAACCTACCTTACAAAGAACCTATAATTTTGGGAATGCATCCAGATTGAGGCGAGAATTCTTAAATGGAAGAACCCTAAGAACAGATAAAAGAGGTAAATATGTGGTGTTCAATGAATTTATGTCTGATAGACTAACCGGTAGGCCTACGGCAGTTCCTCTTAAGATATACGTGAAAGGATATAATCCGACAAACAGAAGTGCTACGCCAGAAGATGCCATCTCTATATACCCTAATCCTACCAATGAGTTAATCAACATAACTGGTGTATTCAACAACGAAGTTATCAAGATTTATGATGTTTTAGGAGTACTTAAAAGAGAAATTCTAAGTAATCAAGAGACCATGTCTATTAATATCAATGATTTACCATCAGGAGTTTATTTTGTTTCTGTAAAATCAGAAGATAATAAAGGTATCACCAGAAAGATTATTAAAAACTAA
- a CDS encoding cytochrome P450: MSGRTIPKVSFFEVLQNAQRILKDPLPFHKDNFKKFGNLFEVNLGFGKKIVFTRDAGLAKHTLQLNHKKYHKSPLNTRELTRYIGNGLLTSNGEYWKQQRRLIQPAFYKKKLDQIAIIIQNAVKEEIGKIPKEKKVNLLPYMADLAFNVVAKSLFSYKEIGSNMSRLQHITEAAQKSLVREIRQPYNKWWFFLSGQVRSSKLLSEESRTILREIIEERRASKEEFDDLLDMLLSSTYEDGSKMTTNQLIDEILILFVAGHETTANALTFAFQLLGQHQEIQEKIVEESKGVPEVMDQLMEVFKSAPYTIQCIEETMRLYPPAYFSDRIAIKNDEYEDLKIKKGTTFLFSFYEIHRDERFWENPEAFNPDRMHTDHKKQYANHYFPFGAGPRMCVGSNFAMFEMVATLLEVVKNYKITTEEQVIKINPLITLKPKNAFVTLTSRA, translated from the coding sequence ATGTCCGGTAGAACTATTCCTAAAGTATCCTTTTTTGAAGTATTACAAAATGCACAACGCATTTTAAAAGACCCCTTACCTTTTCATAAAGATAATTTTAAAAAATTTGGAAACCTATTTGAAGTAAACCTGGGGTTTGGTAAAAAGATAGTCTTTACCCGAGATGCAGGATTGGCAAAGCACACCTTACAACTCAATCATAAAAAATACCATAAATCTCCGTTAAATACCAGGGAATTAACACGATACATTGGGAACGGTTTACTTACCTCAAATGGTGAATACTGGAAACAACAACGCCGTCTGATTCAACCCGCTTTTTACAAGAAAAAATTAGACCAGATTGCCATCATTATTCAGAATGCAGTAAAAGAAGAAATTGGTAAAATACCCAAAGAAAAAAAGGTAAACCTCTTGCCTTATATGGCTGACTTGGCTTTTAATGTGGTAGCCAAGTCCTTATTTAGTTATAAAGAAATTGGTAGTAATATGTCAAGATTGCAACATATTACCGAAGCTGCGCAGAAATCCTTGGTACGTGAAATACGCCAGCCTTATAATAAATGGTGGTTCTTTTTAAGTGGGCAAGTACGCAGTTCGAAGCTACTATCTGAGGAATCCCGAACTATTCTTCGTGAGATTATTGAAGAACGCCGGGCTTCAAAAGAAGAATTTGATGACCTGCTGGATATGCTATTATCTTCTACCTATGAGGACGGTTCAAAAATGACTACCAATCAATTAATTGATGAAATTTTAATTTTGTTCGTGGCCGGGCATGAAACAACTGCCAATGCACTCACTTTCGCATTTCAATTATTAGGGCAACACCAGGAAATTCAGGAGAAAATTGTAGAGGAGTCAAAAGGCGTTCCGGAAGTCATGGATCAATTAATGGAAGTATTTAAAAGTGCTCCGTATACCATCCAGTGTATTGAAGAAACAATGCGTTTGTATCCACCTGCTTATTTTTCAGATCGAATTGCTATTAAAAATGATGAGTATGAAGACCTAAAAATTAAAAAAGGAACTACTTTTTTATTTTCTTTTTATGAAATACATAGGGACGAACGTTTTTGGGAGAACCCAGAAGCCTTTAACCCGGATCGGATGCATACAGATCATAAAAAACAATACGCTAATCATTACTTTCCCTTTGGCGCAGGGCCCCGCATGTGTGTAGGTAGTAATTTTGCCATGTTTGAAATGGTTGCCACTTTACTTGAGGTAGTTAAAAATTACAAAATCACCACCGAGGAGCAGGTTATCAAAATCAATCCGTTAATTACGCTTAAACCTAAAAATGCCTTTGTTACCCTAACATCGAGAGCCTAA